The following coding sequences are from one Thermoplasmata archaeon window:
- the amrS gene encoding AmmeMemoRadiSam system radical SAM enzyme: MKALFWEKKESNAVRCNLCAHHCVIQNGKCGICGVRENRDGELHTLIYGLYSSVAIDPIEKKPLYHFFPGSEILSYGTVGCNFKCLHCQNYTISQAKPSNSYLEKTTPEDVLKLAKRYKVPGVAWTYNEPTIWYEFTYDCSKLLHENGIKSVYVTNGYIEKDPLKQIAPYLDAMNIDVKGFTEEFYAKVVHAKLKPVLETCELAYNLGIHIELTYLVIPTYNDSEKEFVEFVKWVKEKLSPEVPVHFTRFHPDYMLTDVSPTPLATLRTAHRIAKENGLANVYIGNVWGEPDITYCPRCNEPLIEREGFSVVYNKIKEGKCFKCKEKIFGRF, translated from the coding sequence ATGAAGGCACTTTTCTGGGAGAAAAAGGAGAGCAATGCAGTAAGATGCAATCTGTGCGCTCATCACTGTGTAATCCAGAATGGAAAGTGTGGAATTTGTGGTGTGAGAGAAAATAGAGATGGGGAACTACATACGCTCATCTATGGACTTTATTCTTCTGTTGCCATTGACCCGATTGAAAAGAAGCCACTCTACCACTTCTTTCCTGGCTCTGAAATTCTTTCATATGGCACAGTGGGCTGCAACTTCAAGTGCCTTCACTGTCAGAACTACACAATTTCCCAGGCAAAACCCTCAAACTCCTACCTTGAAAAAACTACCCCAGAGGATGTGCTCAAACTTGCGAAACGCTACAAGGTTCCAGGTGTTGCCTGGACTTACAACGAGCCAACAATCTGGTACGAGTTCACCTACGATTGCTCAAAACTTCTCCATGAGAACGGAATAAAGAGTGTTTATGTGACTAACGGTTACATCGAAAAGGACCCACTCAAGCAGATAGCACCTTATCTGGATGCAATGAACATTGATGTAAAGGGCTTTACAGAAGAATTTTATGCTAAGGTAGTTCATGCGAAATTAAAACCTGTGCTGGAAACCTGTGAACTTGCTTACAACCTCGGAATTCACATAGAACTGACATATCTTGTGATACCTACCTACAATGACAGCGAGAAGGAATTTGTCGAGTTTGTAAAATGGGTGAAAGAGAAATTATCTCCAGAGGTTCCAGTGCATTTTACAAGATTTCATCCTGATTATATGTTGACTGATGTATCTCCAACTCCTCTAGCTACACTTAGAACAGCTCACAGAATTGCGAAGGAGAATGGGCTTGCAAATGTTTACATTGGCAATGTGTGGGGCGAACCGGATATAACATACTGTCCGAGATGCAACGAACCATTGATAGAGCGCGAAGGTTTTTCAGTTGTTTACAACAAAATAAAGGAAGGGAAATGCTTTAAATGTAAAGAAAAAATATTTGGAAGATTTTAG
- a CDS encoding RtcB family protein produces MTWNGPLKKLTDYKYEIEQSYKPGMKVSGIVYADAKMIEDVRKDNSLEQVANVATLPGIISHSMAMPDIHWGYGFPIGGVAAFDYDTGIISPGGVGYDINCGVRLVRTNLTLKDVQPKIKELIDTIFTNVPSGVGSEGKVRLTYEEMKLVLDLGAEWAVEKGYGWKEDLDYLEENGRLKFADSSFVSDKAIQRGMPQLGTLGAGNHFLEVQKVEEIYEPEVAKVFGISAKDQILVMIHTGSRGAGHQIATDYIAKMVNAAKKYNIHLEDKQLACAPATSTEGEEYLKAMGCGANYAWANRQLILHWVREAFQRVFKQTPESMDMHVIYDVCHNIGKIEEHEVGGKRRKVVVHRKGATRAFALERPEIPLPYRRVGQPVLIPGDMGTSSYLLVGTETAMQETFGSTCHGAGRVMSREAAIRRFRPNDVKDSLMKQGIYVRAASKEVLSEESPEAYKDVDDVVRIAHNAGISRMIVKMRPIGVMKG; encoded by the coding sequence ATGACATGGAATGGACCATTGAAGAAACTGACAGATTACAAGTATGAAATAGAACAATCCTACAAGCCAGGAATGAAGGTATCTGGGATAGTTTATGCAGACGCAAAGATGATTGAGGATGTGCGAAAGGATAACTCGCTGGAGCAAGTTGCAAATGTAGCTACCTTGCCTGGAATAATTTCACATTCGATGGCAATGCCAGATATCCATTGGGGCTATGGATTCCCAATCGGTGGTGTCGCTGCCTTTGACTATGACACTGGAATAATCTCACCTGGTGGTGTGGGCTATGACATCAACTGTGGTGTCCGTCTCGTTCGCACGAATCTTACTTTGAAGGATGTGCAGCCAAAGATAAAGGAGTTGATTGATACAATCTTCACGAATGTTCCATCAGGTGTTGGCTCAGAAGGAAAGGTGAGGTTAACATATGAGGAGATGAAACTGGTGCTTGACCTCGGTGCTGAATGGGCTGTGGAAAAGGGTTATGGCTGGAAGGAAGACCTTGATTACCTCGAAGAAAATGGGCGACTTAAGTTTGCTGACTCCTCATTTGTTAGTGATAAAGCAATTCAGAGGGGAATGCCCCAGCTCGGCACACTCGGTGCGGGCAACCATTTTCTAGAGGTGCAGAAAGTGGAGGAAATCTATGAGCCGGAAGTAGCAAAGGTTTTTGGTATCTCAGCAAAAGACCAGATACTAGTGATGATACATACTGGCTCAAGAGGAGCTGGGCATCAGATTGCCACTGATTACATTGCGAAGATGGTGAATGCAGCAAAGAAATACAACATTCATCTGGAGGATAAGCAACTTGCGTGTGCACCAGCAACGTCAACTGAAGGCGAAGAATATCTGAAGGCAATGGGATGCGGTGCTAATTATGCCTGGGCTAATCGTCAACTAATCCTTCACTGGGTGAGAGAAGCATTCCAGAGAGTTTTCAAACAAACGCCGGAATCGATGGATATGCATGTGATTTACGATGTGTGCCACAACATCGGTAAGATAGAGGAGCATGAGGTTGGGGGAAAGCGAAGGAAGGTGGTGGTACACAGAAAAGGTGCTACAAGAGCATTCGCTCTTGAGAGGCCAGAGATTCCATTGCCTTACAGAAGAGTGGGACAACCCGTTCTCATTCCTGGAGACATGGGTACCTCAAGTTATCTGCTCGTTGGTACAGAGACAGCAATGCAGGAAACCTTTGGTTCCACATGCCATGGTGCCGGCAGAGTAATGTCCAGAGAGGCGGCAATAAGGCGTTTCAGACCGAATGATGTTAAAGATTCTCTCATGAAGCAGGGAATTTATGTGCGGGCAGCCAGCAAGGAAGTGCTTTCAGAGGAAAGTCCAGAAGCATACAAGGATGTGGATGATGTGGTGCGGATTGCACACAATGCAGGCATTTCCAGGATGATTGTGAAGATGCGACCAATTGGTGTGATGAAGGGCTAA